A window of the Butyricimonas virosa genome harbors these coding sequences:
- a CDS encoding DUF4843 domain-containing protein yields the protein MKNYIVIILFLGIWCVCCFSSCTKDPWVYDTSRKSGIYMLDTRDSNKVIFGIYTDTNWISGVVDLYTIGVPVDYDREVTFAPVDTATNIVNGKDFTLEKTIVKAGTTTATLRYWVRMPENKEDEEGKLYYTIRLTENEHFVPQICTTAFFRIYVQHQEQAPKWWNTEILGSYTEKGFKVYMKYYTLQETNKTENWQRYLGPIYGTNMYKVKSSTWNNEQMLFLDKLKEDVLVPMFDYFTANPYPGVEIPAWYEEWKDAEKN from the coding sequence ATGAAAAATTATATTGTAATTATTTTGTTTTTAGGGATTTGGTGTGTGTGTTGTTTTTCGTCTTGTACCAAAGATCCGTGGGTATATGACACATCCCGTAAATCTGGGATCTATATGTTGGATACTCGCGATAGTAACAAGGTGATATTTGGAATATATACTGATACCAACTGGATTTCGGGGGTTGTTGATTTGTACACTATTGGAGTTCCGGTCGATTACGATAGGGAAGTGACATTTGCCCCTGTTGATACAGCGACTAATATCGTCAATGGAAAGGATTTTACATTAGAAAAGACCATCGTGAAAGCGGGAACGACAACAGCCACTTTACGGTATTGGGTTCGTATGCCAGAAAACAAAGAAGATGAAGAAGGAAAACTATATTATACGATTCGTTTGACGGAAAATGAACATTTTGTTCCTCAAATTTGTACTACGGCTTTTTTTAGAATCTATGTTCAACATCAAGAGCAAGCTCCTAAATGGTGGAATACTGAGATTCTAGGTTCTTATACTGAGAAAGGTTTTAAGGTGTATATGAAATATTATACTTTGCAAGAAACCAATAAGACAGAGAATTGGCAACGCTATTTGGGGCCAATTTATGGTACTAATATGTATAAGGTAAAAAGTAGTACATGGAATAATGAACAGATGTTATTTTTGGATAAATTGAAAGAAGATGTCTTGGTGCCTATGTTTGATTATTTTACTGCTAATCCTTATCCTGGGGTAGAAATTCCGGCATGGTATGAAGAGTGGAAAGACGCAGAAAAAAATTAA
- a CDS encoding RagB/SusD family nutrient uptake outer membrane protein, translating into MKIIKVNILLCLLALVLGSCEDFLESRDKGQVLEEKLFVNKEGVEEAMYGLYYTIGAGELWGAQLPTIMDALAQYLTLGTYSTENSGGFEELMLHNHESERSTTLFGGIWTLGYKLISDVNKILENLDSWGYKPLKHMDLYRGECLGIRAFMHFELLRMYGSCNLSKRGIPYVNNYGMWVTPFSTTRECYDKVLKDLNEAHTLLLEDENLLTYPRKPVNAYDQFTSYRELHMNLYAVKALLARVYLTRNEPGDVDSATMYARQIVDSKKFPLPTGANVGPDHFIRMMSGTVAQDEGIWGIYKSDTYSALQSLFLLEKGSFLAADEKMYEELDPARGTDHRSNWIRVPSASTPEVSEKLGMRLMKLINASVFNTANKEQAPIGYSGSNIIRVPELYLMLAETLIEKEPTEALRYYNEFISSRGLNTEESITKEDVDKQFWREYLQEGQYWFRLRRRQVPEIEVEPALANAKGIKTIQMDENKWSLPIPDSEFEFREDGSY; encoded by the coding sequence ATGAAAATTATAAAAGTAAATATATTATTATGCTTGTTGGCCTTGGTTTTGGGTTCTTGTGAAGATTTCTTGGAATCGAGGGATAAGGGACAAGTACTAGAAGAAAAATTATTTGTAAACAAGGAGGGTGTTGAAGAAGCTATGTATGGCTTGTATTATACGATTGGAGCGGGAGAGTTGTGGGGTGCACAACTTCCAACTATTATGGATGCTCTAGCGCAATACCTTACATTGGGTACGTATTCTACTGAAAATTCAGGAGGTTTCGAGGAGTTAATGCTACATAATCACGAGTCAGAACGTTCTACTACCTTATTTGGAGGAATTTGGACATTGGGTTATAAATTAATCAGTGATGTGAATAAAATTCTTGAGAATCTAGATAGTTGGGGGTATAAGCCTTTAAAACATATGGATTTATATCGTGGCGAATGTTTGGGTATTCGTGCTTTTATGCATTTCGAATTGTTGAGAATGTATGGTTCTTGTAATTTGAGTAAGCGAGGAATTCCTTATGTGAATAACTATGGTATGTGGGTAACTCCTTTCAGTACGACGAGAGAGTGTTATGATAAAGTCTTGAAAGATTTGAATGAAGCGCATACGCTTTTACTTGAAGATGAAAATTTGTTAACTTACCCCCGTAAGCCGGTCAATGCTTATGATCAATTTACCAGTTATAGAGAGTTGCATATGAATTTGTATGCCGTTAAAGCATTGTTGGCAAGAGTGTATTTGACTAGGAATGAGCCTGGGGATGTGGATAGTGCCACAATGTATGCACGACAAATCGTTGATTCTAAAAAATTCCCGCTTCCTACAGGTGCTAATGTCGGTCCGGATCACTTCATTCGGATGATGTCTGGAACTGTGGCTCAAGATGAGGGTATTTGGGGTATATATAAATCAGATACTTATTCTGCATTGCAATCTCTCTTTTTATTGGAAAAAGGATCTTTTTTAGCAGCTGATGAAAAAATGTACGAGGAGCTTGATCCTGCACGTGGTACAGACCATCGTTCAAATTGGATACGTGTCCCTAGTGCTTCAACTCCGGAAGTGTCTGAGAAATTGGGTATGCGTTTGATGAAATTAATTAACGCTTCTGTTTTCAATACTGCAAATAAAGAGCAAGCTCCTATTGGTTACAGCGGTTCGAATATCATTCGTGTTCCTGAATTGTATTTAATGTTGGCGGAAACTTTGATAGAAAAGGAGCCAACCGAAGCATTGCGGTATTACAACGAATTTATTTCTTCTCGTGGTTTAAACACGGAGGAAAGCATAACAAAAGAAGATGTGGATAAACAATTTTGGAGAGAATATCTACAAGAAGGACAATATTGGTTCCGTCTAAGAAGACGACAGGTTCCGGAAATAGAGGTAGAGCCTGCATTAGCTAATGCGAAAGGGATAAAAACAATCCAAATGGACGAGAATAAATGGAGTTTACCTATCCCGGATTCAGAGTTTGAATTTAGGGAAGATGGTTCTTATTAA
- a CDS encoding SusC/RagA family TonB-linked outer membrane protein, whose product MRQKMFSLRVKRPWYLFIRNGILLCSLFIASFVQAQQKNITIEFKNELLAEALKKLEKLSSYKILFTYEEVQDYKVTASLKNATILEALGKVLEGKPFIHSDITDGKYISVKYQQSPKVPAGPARTVKGAVLDKNKKPLPGVTVIIKGTTTGVATDADGMYAISIPASTSSPTLVFSFIGMKSVKVPVKNDKPINVTMEEDVNEMEEVVVNGIYTASKNSYTGSVTSISQEEILQVSQTNLFKALTTLVPGMRIVENNEQGSNPNYIPELLIRGTTSIATQGELGLNTPLIIVDGVETTMERLYDMDIFEIERVDVLKDASATAIYGDRAANGVIVVERKKVTDSKLRLRYNFVPDVQFADVSSFDLCNPRQKLELEKRWGIYEDVTGLSEVDYYEKLERINRGVNTDWKSIPLRNSWSHSHSLTATGRGGGLDYSISLRYSNKFGVMKGDYRRNYGIGFYFSYHYKGKLTASLRSDFYKTDTKSSPYGDFSQWVAMNPYDSPYDEYGELIPRLSFDMANPMYNATTNSFSKGKMKEFSNALSLRWDILQGFFVTATGSLSINDYRMDDYVSALHTSSLNNSNVSARGTYTLDGNEGWNWSAQANVTYSHAFDEDGTILTLNFGGSLKQSNLDTYGMVGEGFLKPSMNYISFAQQYLTGSSPSGGNVYKATVSTFGNLNFIWKNRYYMDISYRSSANSALGDNERWTPYWSFGLGWNMHNEKFLKSLGWVSLFRLRGSVGYVGSGNFDGNLTNVIYTYADNYISGLSALPSSLGNPDLKAQRTLSYNAGLTLEILDSRFEVTFDWYKQLSKDLLLPIGIPVSTGASSVQANLGKSENYGYELAISGLIIKNQDWLWRVSANTHHTVNKLKKISNSLMKQTEENMAAEGIAPKILFKEGESTTAIFAVRSLGINPANGEEIFVRPDGTLTNVYHVEDKVSLGDKTPKLEGSISTALAWKNLSLSMAFEYTLGRYIYNATRAAKVENINIYRNVDVRAFTQRWTKPGDVVAYPRGRLYQRNKVVHSSRFVEKRNELHLSSLNISYNLPVNWVKKLGLKRLAIGVGFSDIFRLSTVKFERGTSYPYMHSYNFMISPTF is encoded by the coding sequence ATGAGACAAAAAATGTTTTCTCTTCGTGTGAAAAGACCATGGTATCTGTTTATTAGAAACGGAATACTTCTATGTTCTCTTTTCATTGCGTCTTTTGTTCAAGCTCAGCAAAAGAACATTACAATTGAGTTTAAAAATGAATTATTAGCAGAAGCACTGAAAAAATTGGAAAAACTCTCTTCGTATAAAATATTATTTACATATGAAGAGGTTCAAGATTATAAAGTGACTGCTTCTTTGAAGAATGCAACTATTTTAGAAGCCTTGGGAAAAGTGTTGGAAGGAAAACCTTTCATTCATTCGGATATTACAGATGGAAAATATATATCTGTAAAATATCAGCAATCCCCAAAAGTGCCGGCGGGACCAGCTCGAACGGTTAAGGGTGCAGTACTCGATAAAAACAAGAAACCTCTTCCTGGAGTAACCGTCATTATCAAGGGAACGACAACGGGAGTGGCAACGGATGCTGATGGTATGTATGCGATTTCTATTCCTGCCTCAACCTCTTCTCCTACTTTGGTTTTCTCTTTTATTGGAATGAAGAGTGTTAAAGTTCCGGTAAAAAATGACAAACCTATTAATGTCACCATGGAAGAAGACGTGAACGAGATGGAGGAGGTCGTTGTTAACGGTATTTACACGGCATCTAAAAATAGTTATACCGGTTCTGTAACTAGTATCAGTCAAGAAGAGATTTTGCAGGTTTCACAAACCAATCTTTTCAAGGCCTTGACAACTTTAGTTCCTGGTATGCGTATCGTTGAGAATAATGAGCAGGGATCTAACCCGAACTATATTCCAGAACTATTGATCCGCGGTACAACTTCTATCGCTACCCAAGGGGAATTAGGATTAAATACTCCGTTAATTATTGTTGATGGAGTAGAAACAACAATGGAGCGTCTGTACGATATGGATATCTTTGAGATCGAGCGTGTGGATGTATTGAAGGATGCCTCTGCAACGGCTATCTATGGAGACCGTGCAGCTAATGGCGTGATTGTAGTGGAACGTAAAAAAGTTACGGATAGCAAGCTACGGTTACGTTACAATTTTGTTCCGGATGTGCAATTTGCAGATGTATCTTCTTTTGATTTGTGTAATCCGCGCCAGAAACTGGAGTTAGAAAAACGTTGGGGTATTTATGAAGATGTTACTGGATTGTCAGAAGTGGATTATTATGAGAAATTGGAACGAATCAACCGGGGAGTAAATACCGATTGGAAGTCTATTCCTTTAAGAAATTCTTGGTCACATAGTCACTCTTTGACTGCAACTGGTCGTGGAGGAGGATTGGATTATAGTATTTCTCTTCGCTATAGTAATAAATTTGGAGTTATGAAAGGTGACTATCGTAGGAATTATGGTATTGGTTTTTATTTTTCTTATCATTACAAAGGAAAGTTAACTGCTAGTCTTCGTTCCGATTTTTATAAAACAGATACTAAATCTTCCCCCTATGGAGATTTTTCTCAATGGGTGGCAATGAATCCTTATGATTCTCCTTATGACGAGTATGGAGAATTGATCCCAAGATTGTCTTTTGATATGGCCAATCCGATGTATAATGCAACAACCAATAGTTTTAGCAAGGGTAAGATGAAAGAATTTTCCAATGCTTTGAGTTTGCGTTGGGATATATTACAAGGATTTTTTGTGACGGCAACGGGAAGTTTGTCTATTAATGACTACCGCATGGATGATTATGTATCTGCTCTTCACACGTCTTCATTGAATAATTCGAATGTTTCCGCACGAGGAACTTACACGTTAGATGGAAATGAAGGATGGAACTGGTCTGCACAAGCTAATGTTACTTATTCTCACGCTTTTGATGAAGATGGAACGATATTGACGTTGAATTTTGGAGGAAGTTTAAAGCAAAGTAATTTGGATACTTATGGAATGGTTGGAGAAGGTTTCTTAAAACCTAGTATGAACTATATTTCTTTTGCTCAACAATATCTCACGGGTAGTAGTCCTAGTGGAGGTAATGTTTATAAAGCCACTGTTTCTACTTTCGGAAACTTGAATTTTATTTGGAAAAATCGTTATTATATGGATATTTCTTATCGTTCCTCTGCAAATTCAGCATTGGGCGATAATGAACGTTGGACTCCTTATTGGTCATTCGGTCTCGGTTGGAATATGCATAACGAGAAATTCTTGAAATCTTTGGGATGGGTATCTCTTTTCCGTCTCCGAGGAAGTGTTGGTTATGTTGGAAGCGGTAATTTCGATGGTAATTTGACCAACGTTATCTATACTTATGCGGATAACTATATTTCCGGTTTGAGTGCTTTGCCAAGTTCCTTGGGTAATCCGGACCTAAAAGCACAGCGTACGTTGAGTTATAATGCTGGTTTAACTTTAGAGATCTTAGATAGCCGTTTTGAAGTAACCTTTGACTGGTATAAACAATTGTCGAAAGATTTACTTTTACCAATCGGGATTCCTGTTTCAACGGGAGCTAGTTCTGTGCAAGCAAACTTGGGAAAAAGTGAAAATTACGGTTATGAATTGGCTATTTCTGGTTTGATTATAAAGAATCAAGATTGGTTGTGGCGTGTTTCTGCCAATACTCACCATACGGTGAATAAATTGAAAAAAATTAGTAATAGTTTAATGAAACAGACAGAAGAAAATATGGCTGCCGAAGGAATAGCCCCTAAAATATTATTTAAAGAAGGAGAATCAACAACAGCTATTTTTGCGGTACGTTCTTTGGGGATTAATCCTGCTAACGGAGAAGAAATTTTTGTTCGTCCAGACGGAACTTTGACAAATGTCTACCACGTGGAAGACAAAGTAAGTTTGGGAGATAAAACTCCAAAGTTGGAAGGTAGTATTTCTACCGCTCTCGCTTGGAAAAACTTAAGTTTGAGTATGGCTTTTGAATACACCTTGGGAAGGTATATTTACAATGCGACTAGGGCCGCAAAGGTGGAGAATATTAATATCTACCGAAATGTGGATGTTCGTGCATTCACCCAACGATGGACAAAACCGGGAGATGTTGTTGCTTATCCGAGAGGACGTTTGTACCAACGGAACAAGGTAGTGCATTCTAGTCGTTTCGTTGAAAAACGCAATGAACTTCATCTTTCTTCTCTCAATATCTCCTACAATTTGCCCGTTAACTGGGTGAAAAAGCTTGGTTTGAAACGTTTGGCTATTGGTGTCGGTTTCTCGGATATTTTCCGGTTGTCAACAGTGAAGTTTGAACGGGGAACTTCTTACCCTTATATGCACAGTTATAATTTTATGATCAGTCCTACTTTTTAA
- a CDS encoding FecR family protein produces MNNEKQDIDPRERLLDALNDPETSPEEWEELLSEEDNIQTLHLLRDCRKAFIREDASSKTDPNKAWDKFMQKRKVEMQKRYRLLSIMLITAACIILVIGILLSPSSSVDKDVFVAFKPGTGAGEVILSTNNGQRVILSSSQVDTLLERPIDLLQKNKMLDYRQEEKTKIPEIHTLQTSCSSFYQITLSDGTQVWLNAESQLIYPSLFTGEERVVELCGEGFFKVAHDSLRPFKVKVENIVTEVLGTEFNIKSYSANNTHVTLIQGCVKVRNELSKEEVTIHPQEDAHLLEDGSFEVKRVDTDNYHLWTEGYFYFDNEPLVEIMKEVGRWYNVHIVFKDNAVQNLHLHFLAQRDKPIDNVLKLLNLMGNLRVTYQNNTVYID; encoded by the coding sequence ATGAATAATGAAAAGCAAGATATCGACCCGAGAGAACGTTTACTGGATGCCTTGAACGATCCGGAAACTTCTCCAGAAGAATGGGAGGAATTATTATCTGAAGAGGATAATATACAAACCCTTCATTTATTAAGGGATTGTCGTAAGGCTTTTATTCGTGAGGATGCTTCTTCCAAAACAGATCCTAATAAAGCTTGGGACAAATTTATGCAAAAACGGAAAGTGGAAATGCAAAAAAGGTATCGCTTACTTTCTATTATGTTGATAACTGCGGCCTGCATTATATTGGTTATCGGTATTTTATTGTCTCCTAGTTCCTCTGTAGATAAAGATGTATTTGTGGCGTTTAAACCAGGTACGGGGGCCGGTGAAGTAATTTTATCTACCAATAATGGCCAACGAGTCATTCTCTCGAGTTCGCAGGTTGATACATTGTTAGAACGTCCAATAGATTTGCTGCAAAAAAATAAAATGCTAGATTACAGGCAAGAAGAAAAAACAAAAATACCTGAAATTCATACCTTGCAAACATCTTGTAGCAGTTTCTATCAAATAACACTTTCAGATGGGACACAGGTGTGGTTGAATGCGGAAAGCCAACTGATATATCCAAGTTTATTTACAGGAGAAGAACGTGTCGTGGAATTATGCGGAGAAGGTTTTTTTAAAGTCGCCCACGATTCGTTACGTCCATTTAAAGTGAAAGTGGAAAACATTGTGACAGAAGTGTTGGGTACGGAATTTAACATCAAAAGTTATTCCGCAAACAATACTCACGTGACTTTAATTCAGGGGTGTGTAAAAGTGAGAAATGAACTTTCTAAAGAGGAAGTAACCATTCATCCCCAGGAAGATGCTCATTTGCTGGAAGACGGTTCTTTTGAAGTGAAGAGAGTCGATACTGATAACTACCACCTGTGGACGGAAGGGTACTTCTATTTTGACAATGAGCCTTTAGTGGAAATAATGAAAGAAGTTGGTAGGTGGTATAACGTGCATATCGTGTTTAAGGATAACGCCGTGCAGAATTTACACTTACATTTTTTGGCACAACGTGACAAGCCGATAGATAATGTATTGAAATTATTAAATTTAATGGGTAATTTAAGGGTAACTTACCAGAATAATACGGTGTATATCGATTGA
- a CDS encoding RNA polymerase sigma-70 factor, protein MFGHKKAKDEFEILFKENYNKLYVFAYNYLNDKEISEDVVNDAFEYVWRNYDNLKNNSLVPVLFQQVRHRSFNYLRHNKIVEKYASVFIYTTSELEDTQENDDDERINRIMMIINTLPPKTRKVLEECYFNQKKYSEVAQMLNISTNTVKKHIMKALSSLREELSVSVNGKDS, encoded by the coding sequence ATGTTCGGACACAAAAAAGCAAAAGATGAATTTGAGATATTGTTTAAAGAAAATTACAACAAATTGTATGTATTTGCATATAATTATTTAAATGACAAAGAGATAAGCGAAGATGTTGTAAATGATGCGTTCGAATACGTGTGGCGAAATTATGATAATCTTAAGAATAATTCTTTGGTTCCTGTTCTTTTCCAACAGGTAAGGCATAGGAGTTTTAACTATCTTCGGCATAATAAAATTGTAGAAAAATATGCATCTGTATTTATTTATACGACTTCGGAACTCGAAGATACTCAAGAAAATGATGATGACGAGAGAATTAATCGTATAATGATGATTATAAATACATTGCCTCCTAAAACAAGGAAAGTGTTAGAAGAATGTTATTTTAATCAAAAAAAATATTCGGAAGTGGCACAAATGTTGAACATTAGTACGAATACGGTAAAAAAGCATATAATGAAGGCTTTAAGTTCATTGAGAGAGGAACTTTCAGTCTCGGTAAATGGTAAAGATTCATGA
- the cdd gene encoding cytidine deaminase: MEKAELKIDYTVYRESYPEGYEDLCRAALEVTKNAYCVYSGFAVGAAVLMNNGEVVCGTNQENVAYPSGLCAERTALFYACSAYPKTGIKAIAIAAREHGVEVDENVTPCGACRQVMAEIVQRYKADFDVIMIGKKGTILIKASQLLPFSFVMP, from the coding sequence ATGGAGAAAGCGGAATTGAAGATTGATTACACGGTGTACCGGGAATCTTACCCGGAAGGATACGAGGATTTGTGTCGTGCGGCCTTGGAGGTCACGAAAAATGCGTATTGTGTGTATTCGGGTTTTGCCGTGGGGGCTGCCGTGTTGATGAATAACGGGGAGGTCGTTTGCGGTACGAATCAGGAAAATGTTGCTTATCCTTCTGGTCTGTGTGCCGAGCGAACTGCATTGTTTTATGCCTGTTCCGCTTATCCGAAGACGGGGATTAAGGCAATTGCTATTGCTGCTCGTGAGCATGGTGTGGAAGTGGATGAGAATGTTACTCCGTGTGGGGCCTGTCGGCAAGTGATGGCAGAAATTGTTCAACGCTATAAAGCGGATTTTGATGTTATCATGATAGGCAAAAAAGGAACCATCTTGATTAAGGCTAGCCAGTTATTACCTTTTTCGTTTGTCATGCCTTAG
- a CDS encoding glucosaminidase domain-containing protein has product MSKIYIILFLSFICVNICGASTDSRKAFIKKYKSIAIEEMDRTGIPASIKLAQGMLESGCGTSKLAVNANNHFGIKCHNWNGASFTMDDDKRNECFRKYRNPEESWVDHSEFLLSRPRYAFLFDLPKTDYKGWAKGLKKAGYATASDYAQKLIKIIEEEELYQFDRPGKKIHPIPNELNYKLSESKNYQSRVVYINKIPSVKVKEGDTFESIAQYFNIPLKKLLKYNDKNELSIRTGMHVFLAKKKNKAPKGYTFHKTKAGDTMYMISQIYGIKLAKLLQYNYMENGEKPQVGEMISLRGPAQLY; this is encoded by the coding sequence ATGAGCAAGATTTACATTATTTTATTTTTAAGTTTTATATGTGTTAACATATGTGGAGCTTCTACGGACAGTCGCAAAGCGTTTATCAAAAAATATAAAAGTATCGCCATCGAAGAGATGGATCGTACGGGCATTCCCGCCAGTATCAAATTGGCTCAAGGAATGCTGGAATCCGGATGTGGAACTTCAAAACTGGCTGTTAATGCCAACAACCACTTCGGTATTAAATGCCACAACTGGAACGGAGCCAGTTTTACCATGGACGATGATAAACGAAACGAATGTTTTCGGAAATACAGAAATCCGGAAGAATCATGGGTAGATCACAGCGAATTCCTACTCTCTCGTCCTCGCTATGCATTCCTGTTCGACCTGCCCAAAACAGATTATAAAGGCTGGGCCAAAGGTTTGAAAAAAGCTGGATATGCAACCGCCTCCGATTACGCACAAAAACTCATTAAAATCATCGAGGAAGAAGAATTATATCAATTCGATCGCCCAGGCAAAAAAATCCATCCGATACCCAACGAATTAAATTATAAACTCAGCGAAAGTAAAAACTACCAAAGCCGAGTGGTATATATCAACAAGATTCCTTCCGTGAAAGTAAAAGAAGGCGACACATTTGAAAGTATCGCTCAATACTTCAACATCCCGTTGAAAAAACTATTGAAATACAACGATAAAAACGAACTATCAATCCGTACGGGAATGCACGTGTTCTTGGCAAAGAAAAAGAACAAAGCTCCCAAGGGATACACATTCCATAAAACAAAAGCCGGGGACACCATGTACATGATCTCCCAAATATATGGAATAAAGCTCGCTAAATTGTTGCAATATAATTACATGGAAAACGGTGAAAAACCTCAGGTCGGAGAAATGATCTCTTTAAGAGGTCCCGCCCAATTATACTAA
- a CDS encoding DUF4199 domain-containing protein — protein MKKNNELFLKQNSIFGCLIGATFIFASLLFILAGKGIVVNAQFHNIIMMLTIFGIFMGVRKYRDEQLAGVISYGKALKTGIYILCVASLCYAVYVFFLYSFNADLLTEFKNVTINTLKITGQNSPLFKMLEENMDIYFVPVSIAFGELFNRILVGAAFSLFIAGLVRRSKLPFNPQEF, from the coding sequence ATGAAAAAAAATAACGAGCTATTCTTAAAACAGAATTCAATATTCGGGTGCCTGATTGGAGCAACCTTCATCTTCGCATCCTTGTTATTTATCTTGGCAGGCAAAGGCATCGTGGTGAATGCCCAATTCCATAATATCATTATGATGCTGACAATTTTCGGGATTTTCATGGGTGTCCGAAAATACAGGGATGAACAACTGGCTGGTGTCATTTCTTACGGGAAAGCACTGAAAACAGGAATATATATTCTTTGTGTTGCCTCGTTATGCTATGCCGTGTACGTATTCTTTTTATACTCGTTCAACGCGGATTTACTGACGGAATTCAAAAACGTGACAATAAACACGCTAAAGATTACCGGACAGAACTCCCCACTATTCAAAATGCTCGAAGAAAACATGGATATATATTTTGTCCCCGTCAGTATTGCTTTCGGAGAACTATTCAATAGAATCCTCGTAGGAGCAGCCTTCTCGCTATTTATAGCCGGATTGGTCAGAAGAAGTAAATTACCGTTTAACCCGCAAGAATTTTAA
- a CDS encoding glycosyltransferase family 2 protein — MDISVVIPLYNEEESLPELSAWIGRVMAANNFTYEIIMVDDGSNDKSWKVIEQLSTQDNRVRGIKFRRNYGKSAALHCGFEDAQGDVVITMDADLQDSPDEIPELYHMIMEEDYDLISGWKKKRYDPITKTLPTKLFNATARKFSGIKLHDFNCGLKAYKNTVVKNIEVYGEMHRYIPILAKQAGFTQIGEKVVHHQARKYGVTKFGLNRFINGFLDLLSVTFITRFAKKPMHLFGALGTLLFIIGFCAAAWIGVEKLIAVAHNLRAPLVTNNPYFYIALTCMVIGSQLFLAGFLAELVSRSASDRNVYRIEKKI, encoded by the coding sequence ATGGATATTTCAGTAGTCATACCGTTATATAACGAAGAGGAATCGTTGCCTGAACTCTCAGCATGGATAGGGAGAGTCATGGCAGCGAACAATTTTACCTACGAGATTATCATGGTAGATGACGGGAGTAACGATAAATCGTGGAAAGTAATCGAACAACTGTCCACGCAAGATAACCGTGTACGAGGCATTAAATTCCGCCGTAATTACGGGAAATCGGCAGCGTTACATTGTGGTTTCGAGGATGCGCAAGGAGACGTGGTTATTACCATGGATGCAGACTTGCAGGATAGCCCGGATGAGATTCCGGAACTCTACCACATGATCATGGAAGAAGATTATGACTTGATTTCCGGATGGAAAAAGAAAAGGTATGACCCGATAACCAAAACGCTACCAACGAAACTTTTCAACGCTACCGCCCGAAAGTTTTCCGGCATAAAGTTACACGACTTTAATTGCGGATTGAAGGCTTATAAAAACACGGTGGTGAAGAATATCGAAGTGTACGGGGAAATGCACCGCTACATCCCGATTCTAGCCAAACAAGCCGGATTTACCCAGATCGGGGAAAAGGTGGTTCATCATCAGGCCCGGAAATACGGGGTTACAAAATTCGGGCTTAACCGGTTTATTAACGGTTTTCTCGACTTACTTTCCGTAACTTTTATTACCCGGTTCGCTAAAAAACCGATGCACTTATTCGGTGCACTGGGAACATTGTTATTCATTATCGGATTCTGTGCCGCCGCTTGGATTGGTGTTGAAAAGCTGATCGCCGTAGCTCACAATTTGAGGGCCCCTCTAGTAACGAACAATCCTTATTTCTATATCGCACTGACTTGCATGGTCATTGGTTCACAACTTTTTTTAGCCGGCTTTTTGGCAGAATTAGTTTCTCGAAGTGCCAGCGATCGGAACGTGTACAGGATCGAGAAAAAAATATAA